One window of Propionispora vibrioides genomic DNA carries:
- a CDS encoding ArsR/SmtB family transcription factor translates to MVTSDCTMDTCEELCEHPQVVCLARKDALPETEAQQVAETFKLLGDATRIKMLHALAKRELCVCDLAAVVEMGQSAVSHQLRLLRSARLVKYRKEGKMAWYSLDDTHIESLLAQCVEHTRHR, encoded by the coding sequence ATGGTGACATCTGATTGTACAATGGATACCTGCGAGGAATTGTGTGAACATCCCCAGGTAGTATGTCTGGCCAGAAAGGACGCTTTGCCGGAAACGGAAGCGCAGCAGGTGGCCGAAACTTTTAAACTATTAGGGGATGCCACACGGATAAAGATGCTGCATGCCTTGGCTAAACGGGAGCTATGCGTATGTGATCTGGCCGCCGTGGTGGAGATGGGCCAATCGGCTGTTTCGCATCAATTGCGGCTATTGCGCAGTGCCCGTTTAGTCAAATATCGTAAGGAAGGAAAGATGGCCTGGTATTCACTTGACGATACTCACATTGAATCATTACTGGCTCAATGTGTGGAGCATACCAGACATCGCTAA
- a CDS encoding heavy metal translocating P-type ATPase: protein MRDSHSESHEISCRRDCCDGRVAPAAAICSCSGESVVAVEPDTADCCRADCGPAVTADQAIARFTLEGLDCGDCAAKLEKALSRLTGVSQASVSFATAKLQVTYDPELTDTAAILAAVRGFGYTGRLLDGPGQVTDRKSMVFVISGMDCADCAKGLEKRISKLTGVYAAQVNFATGKLLVEHSLPVDAIYQAVEQAGYKARLELKGTDVSPGTAWWKHARTGATALAGILLVVATLANWLGCDEAVVSFLYVAAAVAGGYHTARSGLYGVRSLTFDMNFLMTIAVLGAFAIGEGSEGATVAFLFSFGNTLQAYTVDKTRQSIRALMELAPPEALVLRNGQELRLPVEEIVVGDILLVKPGERIAMDGIVAEGISAVNQAAITGESIPVEKQAGDTVYAGTLNENGALSVRVTRAAGDSTLARIMKLVEEAQAQKAPSQQFVDVFSKYYTPAVLLGALGVMLIPWLAFGLSFTEWFYKGLVLLVISCPCALVISTPVSIVAAIGNASANGVLIKGGAYLEELGAIEAIAFDKTGTLTTGQPVVTGLLPVQPVTEQELLQIAASIEKFSEHPLAAAILQKAAGLSLLPAKGFTALVGRGAQAELAGNTVYIGNRRLMEELGLSTAVCEPAVTTWQQQGKTVMFVGNRQELFGVIAVADTVRDNAGEAIAALRRTGMKHTAMLTGDQTAVAAWIAGSLQLDSYYSELLPEDKVAIVKKLAADYGRVVMVGDGVNDAPALAAANIGIAMGVAGSDTALETADVALMADDLGKLSYVMRLSRKTVAIIKQNIGFSVLIKALFIWLTLAGHGNLWMAVFADTGSSILVTLNGMRLMRKLA from the coding sequence ATGCGCGATTCACATAGTGAAAGTCATGAAATCTCCTGCCGGCGGGACTGCTGTGACGGACGGGTGGCACCGGCCGCCGCCATTTGCAGTTGCTCTGGTGAAAGTGTGGTGGCTGTGGAACCGGATACGGCGGACTGCTGCCGGGCGGATTGTGGTCCGGCGGTGACGGCAGACCAAGCTATTGCCCGGTTTACGCTGGAAGGGCTGGATTGTGGCGATTGTGCCGCCAAGCTGGAAAAGGCCTTAAGCCGGCTGACGGGTGTCAGCCAGGCCAGCGTGTCTTTCGCAACGGCTAAGCTGCAAGTGACTTATGATCCGGAGCTGACGGATACGGCAGCAATCCTTGCCGCCGTGCGGGGCTTTGGCTACACGGGCCGGCTACTCGACGGGCCAGGACAGGTAACAGACAGAAAAAGCATGGTGTTTGTTATTTCCGGCATGGATTGTGCCGATTGCGCCAAGGGACTGGAAAAGCGGATTAGCAAGCTGACCGGCGTATACGCGGCACAGGTGAACTTTGCCACCGGCAAGCTGCTGGTGGAGCATAGTCTGCCGGTGGATGCCATTTATCAGGCGGTGGAACAGGCCGGCTATAAGGCAAGGCTTGAACTGAAAGGAACGGATGTTTCGCCAGGGACGGCTTGGTGGAAGCATGCCAGAACCGGAGCTACCGCGCTGGCCGGCATCCTGTTGGTTGTGGCAACCCTGGCAAATTGGCTGGGCTGCGATGAAGCTGTTGTTTCTTTTCTTTATGTTGCCGCTGCCGTTGCCGGTGGTTATCATACGGCAAGAAGCGGTTTATACGGAGTCCGGTCGCTGACCTTCGATATGAATTTTCTTATGACGATTGCCGTTCTTGGGGCTTTTGCCATCGGTGAAGGGAGCGAAGGGGCTACGGTAGCATTCTTATTTTCCTTTGGCAATACGCTGCAAGCGTATACCGTGGATAAAACCCGGCAATCCATCCGGGCTTTAATGGAATTGGCACCACCGGAAGCGCTGGTGTTGCGGAACGGACAGGAACTGCGGCTGCCGGTAGAGGAGATTGTAGTCGGTGATATCCTTTTGGTGAAGCCCGGTGAACGGATTGCTATGGACGGCATCGTGGCGGAAGGAATATCAGCCGTTAATCAGGCGGCCATTACCGGGGAATCCATTCCGGTAGAAAAGCAGGCGGGCGATACCGTCTATGCCGGCACTCTGAATGAGAACGGTGCTTTGTCTGTCCGGGTAACCAGAGCAGCCGGCGATTCTACTTTGGCCAGAATTATGAAACTGGTGGAAGAAGCACAGGCGCAAAAAGCGCCTTCCCAGCAATTTGTCGATGTATTTTCTAAATATTATACTCCGGCCGTACTGTTGGGGGCACTGGGGGTTATGCTGATTCCCTGGCTGGCGTTCGGATTATCTTTTACCGAATGGTTTTATAAAGGTCTTGTGTTATTGGTGATTTCCTGCCCCTGCGCGCTGGTTATTTCCACGCCGGTTTCCATTGTAGCGGCCATCGGCAACGCGTCCGCCAATGGAGTTTTGATTAAAGGCGGTGCCTATCTGGAGGAACTGGGAGCCATTGAGGCCATTGCTTTCGATAAAACCGGCACGCTGACGACGGGCCAGCCGGTGGTGACCGGTTTACTGCCAGTGCAGCCGGTAACGGAACAGGAACTTTTGCAGATTGCCGCTTCCATTGAGAAGTTTTCAGAGCATCCGCTGGCCGCGGCTATTTTACAGAAGGCGGCGGGACTTTCCCTGCTGCCGGCGAAAGGTTTTACAGCGCTGGTTGGACGGGGCGCGCAAGCCGAACTGGCGGGAAATACCGTATATATCGGTAATCGACGGCTGATGGAAGAACTGGGGCTTTCCACGGCGGTTTGCGAGCCGGCCGTCACTACCTGGCAGCAACAGGGGAAAACGGTCATGTTTGTCGGTAACCGGCAGGAATTGTTCGGTGTCATCGCCGTGGCCGACACGGTCCGGGACAATGCCGGCGAAGCGATCGCGGCACTGCGCCGAACCGGCATGAAGCACACGGCTATGCTTACCGGCGATCAGACCGCCGTGGCCGCCTGGATCGCCGGCAGTTTGCAGCTTGATTCCTATTATAGTGAGCTGCTGCCGGAAGATAAGGTGGCGATTGTTAAAAAACTGGCGGCAGACTATGGCCGGGTTGTCATGGTGGGAGACGGGGTGAATGACGCTCCGGCCCTGGCGGCGGCCAATATCGGGATTGCCATGGGCGTGGCCGGCTCGGATACTGCTTTGGAAACGGCCGATGTAGCCCTGATGGCCGACGATCTGGGTAAGTTATCTTATGTAATGCGTCTGAGCCGCAAGACGGTAGCCATTATCAAGCAGAATATCGGCTTTTCCGTACTGATAAAAGCGCTGTTCATCTGGCTGACACTGGCCGGTCATGGCAATCTGTGGATGGCTGTGTTTGCCGATACGGGTTCCTCCATCCTGGTTACGCTAAACGGCATGCGCCTTATGCGCAAGCTGGCTTAA